A part of Rhopalosiphum maidis isolate BTI-1 chromosome 3, ASM367621v3, whole genome shotgun sequence genomic DNA contains:
- the LOC113559228 gene encoding uncharacterized protein LOC113559228 isoform X2, protein MFSYDYLILLSNILIVAVHAHSQSRPSLGISSCSYVGAVHVDCGSENVSIPEIPNECTAIIFDGFNIDSNNQVNGPSGEDNLLEDWAQVLATEISNNATNSTNEMKGLKPFLDKHPGIKGLLINNLELDANSVDFPKYSENFKVYLDTMRSNFSNMSIGLLLVGKFIVDQYTKPKLTWLNFTIIDPSVDFYMISVVTFNECTDQFRLLGTAPIGVLTSKNNTGSTNSSSNGSTNLTMPVTNYTLSNLRDILVDLSVPKNKTYYRYRLGPLSNDDTLDGMCASTVNKICLNSTDSSSWCYETLDSFNAKGKFANDNGAGFVVNIIKLDDPKNDCKCGPYPSFNAILDGFNGKNTNITKECALSNRS, encoded by the exons atgttctcttacgattatttaattttacttagtaatattttaattgtagcaGTACACGCACACTCTCAAAGTCGACCaa GCCTTGGAATATCATCATGTAGTTATGTTGGTGCTGTCCATGTAGATTGTGGTTCAGAGAATGTCAGTATTCCGGAAATACCAAATGAGTGCACGGCTATAATTTTTGATGGATTTAATATAGATTCAAATAACCAAGTCAATGGACCTAGCGGAgaagataatttattag AAGACTGGGCTCAAGTACTTGCTActgaaataagtaataatgcaACAAACTCAACGAATGAAATGAAAGGCTTAAAACCTTTTTTGGACAAGCATCCGGGGATAAAAGgtctacttattaataatttagaacttGAT gcAAACTCCGTAGATTTTCCCAAATACTCGGAAAATTTCAAAGTTTATCTTGATACAATGAGATCGAATTTTTCTAATATGTCTATTGGCCTTTTATTAGTAGGAAAATTTATAGTAGATCAGTATACCAAACCAAAATTAACTt ggttgaattttacaataatagatCCGTCAGTAGATTTCTACATGATTTCTGTAGTGACCTTTAATGAATGCACTGATCAATTCAGACTTCTTGGAACAGCACCAATAGGAGTACttacttcaaaaaataatacaggtTCAACGAATTCATCAAGCAATGGTTCAACGAATTTAACGATGCCAGTTACAAACTACACATTG AGTAATTTAAGAGATATTTTAGTGGACCTATCtgttccaaaaaataaaacatattatagatatagattGGGCCCATTGAGCAACGATGACACACTTGATGGAATGTGTGCATCGACTGTTAACAAG ATATGTTTAAATTCAACTGATTCAAGTTCTTGGTGTTACGAAACTTTAGACTCGTTTAAtgcaaaa ggtAAATTTGCCAATGACAATGGAGCAGGAtttgtagttaatattataaaattagatgaTCCTAAAAATGATTGTAAGTGTGGACCATACCCTTCGTTTAACGCTATTCTAGATGGTTTTAATGGTAAGAATACTAATATCACAAAAGAATGTGCTTTATCAAACAGATCTTAG
- the LOC113559228 gene encoding uncharacterized protein LOC113559228 isoform X1, with protein MFSYDYLILLSNILIVAVHAHSQSRPSLGISSCSYVGAVHVDCGSENVSIPEIPNECTAIIFDGFNIDSNNQVNGPSGEDNLLDELDLLLKSSKNVFILYGHETEEDWAQVLATEISNNATNSTNEMKGLKPFLDKHPGIKGLLINNLELDANSVDFPKYSENFKVYLDTMRSNFSNMSIGLLLVGKFIVDQYTKPKLTWLNFTIIDPSVDFYMISVVTFNECTDQFRLLGTAPIGVLTSKNNTGSTNSSSNGSTNLTMPVTNYTLSNLRDILVDLSVPKNKTYYRYRLGPLSNDDTLDGMCASTVNKICLNSTDSSSWCYETLDSFNAKGKFANDNGAGFVVNIIKLDDPKNDCKCGPYPSFNAILDGFNGKNTNITKECALSNRS; from the exons atgttctcttacgattatttaattttacttagtaatattttaattgtagcaGTACACGCACACTCTCAAAGTCGACCaa GCCTTGGAATATCATCATGTAGTTATGTTGGTGCTGTCCATGTAGATTGTGGTTCAGAGAATGTCAGTATTCCGGAAATACCAAATGAGTGCACGGCTATAATTTTTGATGGATTTAATATAGATTCAAATAACCAAGTCAATGGACCTAGCGGAgaagataatttattag atgaattagacttattattgaaaagttctaagaatgtatttatattgtacggACATGAAACTGAAGAAGACTGGGCTCAAGTACTTGCTActgaaataagtaataatgcaACAAACTCAACGAATGAAATGAAAGGCTTAAAACCTTTTTTGGACAAGCATCCGGGGATAAAAGgtctacttattaataatttagaacttGAT gcAAACTCCGTAGATTTTCCCAAATACTCGGAAAATTTCAAAGTTTATCTTGATACAATGAGATCGAATTTTTCTAATATGTCTATTGGCCTTTTATTAGTAGGAAAATTTATAGTAGATCAGTATACCAAACCAAAATTAACTt ggttgaattttacaataatagatCCGTCAGTAGATTTCTACATGATTTCTGTAGTGACCTTTAATGAATGCACTGATCAATTCAGACTTCTTGGAACAGCACCAATAGGAGTACttacttcaaaaaataatacaggtTCAACGAATTCATCAAGCAATGGTTCAACGAATTTAACGATGCCAGTTACAAACTACACATTG AGTAATTTAAGAGATATTTTAGTGGACCTATCtgttccaaaaaataaaacatattatagatatagattGGGCCCATTGAGCAACGATGACACACTTGATGGAATGTGTGCATCGACTGTTAACAAG ATATGTTTAAATTCAACTGATTCAAGTTCTTGGTGTTACGAAACTTTAGACTCGTTTAAtgcaaaa ggtAAATTTGCCAATGACAATGGAGCAGGAtttgtagttaatattataaaattagatgaTCCTAAAAATGATTGTAAGTGTGGACCATACCCTTCGTTTAACGCTATTCTAGATGGTTTTAATGGTAAGAATACTAATATCACAAAAGAATGTGCTTTATCAAACAGATCTTAG
- the LOC113559228 gene encoding uncharacterized protein LOC113559228 isoform X3: MFSYDYLILLSNILIVAVHAHSQSRPSLGISSCSYVGAVHVDCGSENVSIPEIPNECTAIIFDGFNIDSNNQVNGPSGEDNLLDELDLLLKSSKNVFILYGHETEEDWAQVLATEISNNATNSTNEMKGLKPFLDKHPGIKGLLINNLELDANSVDFPKYSENFKVYLDTMRSNFSNMSIGLLLVGKFIVDQYTKPKLTWLNFTIIDPSVDFYMISVVTFNECTDQFRLLGTAPIGVLTSKNNTGSTNSSSNGSTNLTMPVTNYTLICLNSTDSSSWCYETLDSFNAKGKFANDNGAGFVVNIIKLDDPKNDCKCGPYPSFNAILDGFNGKNTNITKECALSNRS, encoded by the exons atgttctcttacgattatttaattttacttagtaatattttaattgtagcaGTACACGCACACTCTCAAAGTCGACCaa GCCTTGGAATATCATCATGTAGTTATGTTGGTGCTGTCCATGTAGATTGTGGTTCAGAGAATGTCAGTATTCCGGAAATACCAAATGAGTGCACGGCTATAATTTTTGATGGATTTAATATAGATTCAAATAACCAAGTCAATGGACCTAGCGGAgaagataatttattag atgaattagacttattattgaaaagttctaagaatgtatttatattgtacggACATGAAACTGAAGAAGACTGGGCTCAAGTACTTGCTActgaaataagtaataatgcaACAAACTCAACGAATGAAATGAAAGGCTTAAAACCTTTTTTGGACAAGCATCCGGGGATAAAAGgtctacttattaataatttagaacttGAT gcAAACTCCGTAGATTTTCCCAAATACTCGGAAAATTTCAAAGTTTATCTTGATACAATGAGATCGAATTTTTCTAATATGTCTATTGGCCTTTTATTAGTAGGAAAATTTATAGTAGATCAGTATACCAAACCAAAATTAACTt ggttgaattttacaataatagatCCGTCAGTAGATTTCTACATGATTTCTGTAGTGACCTTTAATGAATGCACTGATCAATTCAGACTTCTTGGAACAGCACCAATAGGAGTACttacttcaaaaaataatacaggtTCAACGAATTCATCAAGCAATGGTTCAACGAATTTAACGATGCCAGTTACAAACTACACATTG ATATGTTTAAATTCAACTGATTCAAGTTCTTGGTGTTACGAAACTTTAGACTCGTTTAAtgcaaaa ggtAAATTTGCCAATGACAATGGAGCAGGAtttgtagttaatattataaaattagatgaTCCTAAAAATGATTGTAAGTGTGGACCATACCCTTCGTTTAACGCTATTCTAGATGGTTTTAATGGTAAGAATACTAATATCACAAAAGAATGTGCTTTATCAAACAGATCTTAG
- the LOC113559227 gene encoding uncharacterized protein LOC113559227: MTSSLSTLSKNLITPGFDKFRETSKHFARDDMAFVTRKGVYPYEYTDGWGKLDEATLPTKESFYSTLTEENIKDMEYRHAEKVWRHFDCKALGEYSDLYLKIDVLLLADVFENFRDICPTTYSLDAAFYYTVPGLSFDACLKFTSIKLELLSDYDMLMMCEKGKFLKIIYILHLLINYSVIGIRGGLTQASMRYGKANNLKTPEYETSKPDSWIIYQDCNNLYGWAMSEYIPYGGFEWIEPTLDGLENLNDTSDIGRMYEVDIEYPQRLHDDHNDLPFLPNSGIPRGSKIKKLMATLESKERYIVHYRILKQAMANGLKVKKVYRVLQFKQSKWLAKYINLNSGMRKKAMNQFEIDFYKLMNNSVFGKMMESVRSRIKMELVSSEQRLQKLMNRSTFKYCTNYEHTNITAVTMDNKIINFCKPIYIGLAVLDISKTMMYDYHYNVMKAHYSDNIKLMYTDTDSLIYHINTTDFYADLTANRNLLDRMDTANLPRDHPCYVADRKKIPGYFSDETDGHTMTEFCALRAKSYAYNIHAGEEDERKDNDDRVGREKIKAKGIGVMWLRIT, from the exons ATGACTTCAAGCTTATCTACACTctcgaaaaatttaattacaccAGGATTTGATAAGTTTAGGGAAACTTCGAAACATTTTGCCCGTGATGATATGGCTTTTGTAACACGGAAGGGGGTGTATCCATATGAGTACACAGATGGTTGGGGGAAATTGGATGAAGCTACACTACCAACAAAAGAGTCTTTCTATAGCACACTAACTgaggaaaatataaaagacaTGGAATACCGACACGCCGAGAAAGTTTGGAGGCATTTTGATTGTAAGGCTCTAGGCGAGTATAGCGatctatatttgaaaatagacGTATTACTGCTAGCGGATGTCTTTGAAAACTTTCGAGACATATGCCCGACAACATATAGCCTCGATGCGGCATTTTATTACACTGTTCCTGGACTAAGCTTTGACGCGTGTTTGAAATTCACCTCCATAAAACTAGAACTTTTATCTGATTATGATATGTTGATGATGTGTGAAAAaggtaagtttttaaaaataatatatatattacatttattaattaactattctGTTATAGGTATACGTGGAGGTCTTACACAAGCAAGCATGCGTTATGGGAAGGCGAATAATCTGAAAACACCTGAATACGAAACGAGTAAACCAGATTCATGGATAATTTATCAAgact gtaATAACTTGTATGGCTGGGCAATGTCCGAGTACATACCATATGGTGGCTTTGAATGGATAGAACCTACACTTGACggattagaaaatttaaacgatACTTCAGATATAGGACGGATGTATGAGGTCGACATAGAGTATCCACAGCGTTTACATGACGATCATAATGATCTGCCATTCTTACCGAACAGTGGTATACCACGTGGATCTAAAATAAAGAAACTCATGGCGACACTAGAATCTAAAGAACGTTATATTGTACACTACCGTATTTTGAAACAGGCGATGGCAAATGGTTTGAAAGTGAAAAAG GTTTACAGGGTATTGCAGTTCAAACAGTCTAAATGGCTtgccaaatatattaatttaaattctgggATGAGGAAGAAGGCGATGAACCAGTTTGAGATTGATTTCTATAAACTGATGAACAATAGTGTATTTG gaaAAATGATGGAATCGGTGAGATCAAGGATTAAGATGGAACTTGTTTCGAGCGAACAGCGCTTACAGAAATTAATGAACCGATCGACATTTAAATACTGCACTAATTatgaacatacaaatataacagCTGTAACAAtggataataaaatcataaatttctgTAAACCAATCTATATTG gttTAGCGGTGCTTGATATATCGAAAACGATGATGTATGATTATCACTATAATGTGATGAAGGCGCATTATAGTGATAACATCAAGCTGATGTATACTGATACtg ATTCTTTGATATATCATATCAATACCACAGACTTTTATGCAGACTTGACGGCTAACCGCAACTTGTTGGATAGGATGGACACCGCAAATCTTCCTCGTGACCATCCGTGTTATGTAGCAGATAGAAAAAAGATACCAGGTTACTTTTCCGATGAGACTGATGGACATACCATGACAGAGTTTTGCGCACTACGCGCAAAAtcgtatgcatataatatacatgcagGAGAAGAGGACGAGCGGAAAGATAATGATGACAGAGTAGGAAGAGAAAAGATCAAGGCCAAGGGGATAGGAGTCATGTGGTTAAGAATCACATGA
- the LOC113558394 gene encoding uncharacterized protein LOC113558394, whose protein sequence is MFSYDYLILLSNILIVAVPVHSQSKPSLGISSCYYVGDVYVDCGSQNVSIAEIPKECTAIIVDGIDMTEKNKVKSPAKKRNNFQELNQNSPSQADLDLILKSSKNVFIFYGHHTEEEWAQVLNTENDHKEKN, encoded by the exons atgttctcttacgattatttaattttacttagtaatattttaattgtagcaGTACCCGTACACTCTCAAAGCAAACCaa GCCTTGGAATATCATCATGTTATTATGTTGGTGATGTCTATGTAGATTGTGGTTCACAGAATGTCAGTATTGCGGAAATACCAAAGGAGTGCACGGCTATAATTGTTGATGGAATTGATATGACTGAAAAAAACAAAGTCAAATCACCTGCGAAGAAAAGAAACAATTTCCag gaaCTCAATCAAAACTCTCCGTCAcaag ctGACTTAGACTTAATATTGAAAAGTTCTaagaatgtatttatattttacggaCACCATACTGAAGAAGAATGGGCTCAAGTACTTAACACTGAAAATGatcataaagaaaaaaattaa